The nucleotide window GTATCGCGAGCCCCGTCGACGAGGCCGAGGGCGGTGGCAATCTTCGCCGCACCGTCGCCCGTCGCTTGCGGGTAGGTCTTGAAGTTGACTATGATGACTGGAGCGCCTGTCAACGGGCGGAATGAGGAGGCCCCGGATTTAACCTTATGCCGGTCTTCCGCTCACGAGAAGGGTCTTGCGGCGATCCCGCCTCGTCCCTCATACTTCTACGAGCCCGTACGCCCCGTTCACGCCCAGCATGTAAACGACGCGCACGAGCGTCGTCCCCGTCGGGATGCTTCCAGTCTGGTTCACCGAAAGTCCGGTGTCGCAGCGGATCAGCGTCGCGCCGGTGTACCAGCACTGGTCGAAATCATTTCCAATGGTCGTCGTGATCCGGTAGGTCTTTCCGCCGCACGAGGACGCGACTGAGTGGTCGCGGGAACTCACGCCGTCGACGGCCACGCCATTGAGACCGATAAGCAGCGTACCGCCCACCGAGATGCACGGCGGATTCACGACCTCCGTCATACTCAGCGCGCTGCCGGTCAAGGCCGGATTGCCCGTGTCTGTTGGGGTTGCAGATACCGTCTTCGATCCCGTCGTGCTCCACGTATGAGTTTTTACCGCCGGATCGCCAGATTCCTTGCTCCCTGATGCCGGAACGCGCTCGACAGGGGAGCCGTCGCCCCAGTTTACCATGAGGTACACGCCCGGCATAGTAGTCGTGGCGGTGAAGGAACACGAGGTGATTTTGAAAGTGATCGTCGGATTCGGGTTGCACGTGACGTTCGTCATCACTGGAGGCGTCGACGCCGCGTACTGGATGTAACGCGCCGTCGTCACGTTCCCGATGTTCCAATGTGTCGCGATGTAATTGTTGCCCGACGCGCCCGGCCTGAAATAACTGTCGTGGCTGCAATCGAAGTGCTTGCGGTCCGTGCAAGTGGAGGTCGTGTATGTCGAATTCGAGCCTCCGTCCGAGTAGCACATGATGTCGAGGCCGTCGTTGCAGTGCCAACCGCCCGACGAATCCGGTGCCGTGAGCTGGACGGCGCCGAGATTATGGCCGTTCTCGTGCATCATTATCGTGTAGTCGCTGAACCCGTAGGTTATCCCGTACATGGCGCCCGCGCCGGAGTAACCGTTGTTGTAGTTGTCAATGATGGACCGGTCGTCGCCCCAGATGTTCCCTTGTCCCCCGTAGCCGCCGACGCCGTCGTCGTGTCAGACCCAGTACTTCGTCCTGTAGTCTGTGTAGCCACGGGAGGCAAGTTCGGATGTGATCGACGAGAACGTGTCGCTTCCAGAGACGGTGTCGAGCATCACGCTGTCCACGCGAAGCGTCGTCCCGTCGGAGAGGCATCGCATCTCGTAGTTCGCCACATAGCCGAACTCGGCGGCCTCTTCCCGGAGAACTCCGTTCACCTGGTTCATCATCGACCTAATGCTCGGAACCATCGTCGAAGAGCGGTTCGTCTTGTTAGGTGGATAGGTGTAGATGAGAAGACCCGCATAAAGATCAGACGAGGGGGCGCAGGCGGGTGCCGCGGGTGGCGCAGCTGGTACGTCGGGTCCGCCGGAACCGGGCGCGGGCGGAGCAGGGTCGGGCCCATGCGAGTACATGATCGCCCCGTCCTGCCGTTTTATCGCCCACAGGCCGTTGTCGAGCCGACACGACTGGCCTTGCCCCGCGACATAAGTGAAGTCGTCGCACGGGAGTTGCGGCAAATCGTCGGGGGCCGCGGCGGCCGGGGTGACGGGCAGCGCGCCCGACAGCATCAGGAGGACTGTGAGAACGGCAGTGATTGTGGCGGCGCGCGGTCTAAGTTCGTCGATTGGCATGGGTCAGCCTTCCCGTCTTGGAAGAGATGCTCAGCCACCATCAACTTTTTCGTGAAGTACTATGAGAATCGCAGACCGCCAATTCGGCCTTCGCGAACCGAACCCGGTCCCGCAAATCTATATTAACCCCTTTTATCATAGACGCAACTCCGCAGCCGTAGTAGAACCGTTTCCGTCCTTGTGGCGGGGTTCGCGTGGCAACGTGCCCGGCGCGACCGGTCGAATCCGGTCCGCTCCAACTACGGAGGTTCGATGTCAATGGTGGACAAGAAAAACGTCATCAAGGCCGTAAGCGAAGTCCTCGAATCCAGCAAAGGCAAGAGGAAGTTCAAGCAGACGGTCGAGCTCGCCATCAACCTCAAGGGTGTCGACCTCTCGGTGCCAAAAAACCGCATCGACGAGGAGATAGTCCTCCCGAAGGGCCGCGGCCGCACACCCAAGGTGGCCGTCTTCGCCTCCGGCGAATTGGCGGTCAAGGCGCGAAAGGTCGCTGACCTCGTCGTTGCCCCGGAGGAGATCGAGAAGCTCTCCGGCGACAAGAGGAAGGCGCGGAAAGTCGCCACCGAAATGAATTTCTTCATCGCGGAAGCGCCGCTGATGCCCACCATCGGTAAGACGCTCGGTACAGTGCTCGGCCCTCGCGGCAAGATGCCGCGTCCGATGCCGCCGCAGGGCGACCCCGCTCCGATGATAAACGGCCTCAAGAACGCCATACGCGTTCGAAGCCGCGACCGCGTCACGTTCCACGCGCCCGTCGGCACGGAGGAGATGTCCGCCGAGGATCTCGCGGACAACATCGTCGCGGTCATCGACCGTGTGACGGTCAAGCTCGAGCACGGTGCGCAGAACCTCGGAGGCGTCTACGTGAAGGCCTCCATGGGGCCCGCCGTGAAAGTCGAGGTGAGCTAAGTGGCCCACGTCGCACCGGCGAAGAAAGAGGAAGTCGCGCGCCTCGTCACCATGCTCAAGGGCGGCTCCGTCGTCGCCATCGCCAACGTCGAGGGCATCCCCGCGAACGCGATCCAGAAGATCCGCAAACAACTCCGCCAAGACGCCCAGATAAAGGTCAGCAAGAACACGCTCCTCACCCTCGCTTTGAAGGAAGCGGAGGGGCACCACCCGCAACTTGGGACCCTCGTCGAGAAGATCGACGGCCAGACGGCCCTCATCGTCACGAACATGAGCCCGTTCAAGCTCTACAGGAAGCTTGAAAGCTCGAAGAGCAGCGCCCCGGCGCGAGGCGGCGAAGTCGCCCCCGCCGACATCATGGTCAAGAAAGGGGACACGCCGTTCAAGCCGGGCCCAATCGTCGGTGAACTCCAGAAGGCCGGCATCCCGGCCGCCATCGACCAGGGCAAAGTCGTCATCAAGAGCGACAAGACCGTCGTCAAGGCCGGCGAACGCATCCCGCAGGAACTTGCCGCGGCCCTCACTCGCCTCGAGATTTTCCCGCTCATCGTCGGCGTCGACCTAAAGGCCGCCTACGACGAGGGACTCGTCTACGGCCCTGACAGCCTCTCCGTCGACTACCTTGGAAAACTCCTACAGGCCCACCAGGAGGCCGTGAACCTAGCGGTCTATGCCGGGATAACGGAGCCGGGCACAATACAGATGCTCGTCGGTGTGAGCCATTCGAAGGCGTTGGCGCTCGCTTCCGTCATGCTCGAGAAGAACCCCGAGGCCGTGAGCGAGGCCATCAAGGCCGCGCTCGCAAGCCGTGCCGCAGCACCGGCGGCCGACGCGGGCGAGTCGGGCAAGGAAGAGAAGAAGAAGGAGAAGGAAGAACAACCAAGCGAGGAAGAGGCGATGGGCGGGTTGGGATCCCTCTTCGGATAGTCGTCGTGAGAATCACACAGTATGCGAACAAAGGTCCACAGGAGCTGAAAAACATGGAATACGTCTACAGCGCGCTCGTATTGCACGCCGCCAAGAAGGAGATCAGCGAAGCGAACGTCAAGAGCGTCCTCACCGCCGCCGGCGTCAAGGCCGACGAGACGCGCGTGAAGGCCCTCGTCGGCTCACTCGACGGTGTTGACATCGAAGCGGCGATCAAGACCGCGGCGATGGCCGCGGCGCCCGCGGCGGCAGCGCCCTCCGGTGGCGACGACAAGAAGGAGAAGAAAGAGAAGAAGGAAGAGGTCTCGGAAGACGAGGCGGCGGCCGGTCTGGGCGCTCTCTTCGGTTAGAGCCGTTCTTCGACCTTCTTCGATTTCGTTTCGGGCCGGCAGACCGGCCCAAACACCATTTTCTTTTTCTCATCGAGCGCAAGCGGCGCAAAGGCTTAAGCCCATACACATACATACACACACGTCATGGCGACGAAGACGATCAACCTCACCACCGACGCCTACAAGCGCTTGGCGAGCCTCAAGCGCGGGAGCGAGAGTTTCAGCGACGTCGTGAACCGGTTGACGGGGAAGTACGCGCTTCTGGACCTTATTGGAATCTTTGACGACCGCACCGCGGACGAGCTACGAAAGGCCAAGAAAGACTTCGACCGTCGGCTGCGAAAGGACATGGATCGGATCGCCCGGCGGATGAGTTGATGGTGGTGCTGGACACGGATTTCGTCATAGACCTCACGCGGGGGGTCGAACCGGCCGCCGAGCTGCTGCGTACCTTGGCAGAAGGGTACGAGCCGCTGGCCGTGAGTAGCGTGACCGTGATGCAGCTCCATCACGGCGTGGCCCGCGCCCGGCGGCCCGCCGCCGAGATGGCCCGCGTAGATCGGGCCTTGCGAGGGGCGGCCACCTACGCCTTCACCCATGACATTGCCGCGATTGCTGGAAGGCTTGAAGGTGACTTGGAGGAAGCCGGCACGCCTATCGGCCTCTCCGACGTGATGATCGCCGCCACGGCCCTTCATCACGGGGAGCCGATAGTGACGCGGAACACGCGCCATTTCCGGCTCGTGTCCGGGCTCCATCTTCTCGATTATTAGGGGATCGCCCCAACCGTTAAGGCGGGGGTCTGTCTCTCCACGAACCAATGGGCTCGGCCCCTGCCCTCCACGTGTTCAAATGCACCCAGTGCGAGAAATGCTGCACCGACCTAAAGGGCAGAGCCGCCGGAGTGGGGGGTCGGCGCGACTTCAAAGCACTCGAGCGCCCCGGCGTCTACTCGCTCGCCACGACGGGCGGCATACAGCTGTGGGCGTGGGAGCGCGAGAAACTCTCCGCTATCGCCAAGGCGCGCGGGTTGCCGCTTCGCACGGCCCCTGCCATGGTCTTCGCGGACGCGAAACTTGGAGCCGTCGTGCTCGTCTACGAGGTCCTGAACCGCAGCTGCCCGTTCTTCAAGACTCCAGTGTGCACCATCTATGAGGATCGCCCTCTCGTCTGCGGGGCGTTCCCGGTCCTTCCGGGTGGCCGCGACATGGGTTTCACGGCGTTCTGCCCGGAGGTCGTGGTGCCGGCCGCGAACGATGACGCGACCGCGACGTTGGTCGCTGCGTACGGTGATACCGCCCGCCACGCGCTAAAGATCCGCGACGTGACCGCTCGCGTCTCGTCACTTCTTGGTTTCATGGTGGCAAGCGGCGGGTTGAGCCCGGTGAAAGACCTCTCGGAAAAAGCGGTCGACGCGATGGTCGAACGGCGCCGCATCGATCTCCACATGGCGATGGGGGCCTGCGGAATGTTCTCGAAGACGGACGTTGAAGATCAAGTGAAGATCTTTTCGCTCGAAACGGTTCCTCCGGGCGATGCAGCGCCCCGGCTGCGTCCCCCCTCACATTGATAAGGTTCTTCGGCCACCTGCCCAAAACCTCTTTACGAGGGGCTGGGCATCGGGAAAGGCCCCGGTTGGGGGCAAGTGAGAACATGACCACGACAAGACCGACACACTTCGAGATCCTGGCGGACAACGTCGAACGCGCCGAGAAGTTCTACAAGAACACGTTCGGCTGGAAGTTCGCGACGATGCCCGGCCCGGAACCCTATTGGACCATCAATACGGGCGACGACAACACGAAGGGGATAAACGGCGGCCTCATGCCGGCAAAAGCGGTGCCCGGCTGGCCGCGCGGCGCGTTCATCTGCACGATGAACACGAAGACGCTCGACGCCGACCTCAAGAAGGTCACGGCGAACGGCGGCACGATCGTCGCCCCGAAGCGCGCCGTCCCGACGATGGGATGGGTCGCCTACTGCAAGGACACCGAGGGCAACGTCTTTGGCGTCTGGCAGGACGACAAGAACGCGAAGTAAGGATACGAGCTGCCAAAGTTCCGATCGACAAGCGCCCCGGTCCTTGCCGGGGCGACTTGGTTTTTTCTATGCAAGCGCCGGGATTTGAACCCGGATTACTAGCTTGGAAGGCTAGAGTCCTAACCAGGTTAGACTACACTTGCTTTTTCCTATGGCTGTTGGGGTAGGCTAACCGAGACGCAAGCAATCAGGCTTGCGGCGCAGGTTAGACTACACTTGCGGGATTGCCGATGTCGCGTCGTTGCGTGCGTGCCTAAAATTCGGGCGGACAATTGTAATCTCCTTATAAATAAATGAGTGCGCCGATTGGGTGCCGATTCAGGATTTATTCGGCAAATGTTATGATAGAGAGGCCCCTGACTCATTCATATAGTCCGCGTGCTCCGATGGCCAGTCCTGAAATAGAGAAGCTCCGAATCGTCTTGGACTACGTCCCTTGCGACGCCTGCCTTCGCATCCCTTGCGATGACCAGGAACTGTTCTGCTCGCTTTGCAGCCGGATAACCCGCACCGTCGCCCACAAGCAGATCGTGAGACGCAAAGTCCTCGTCGAAAGCCCGGAACCGGAACTCGGGATAGAGCCCGTCGTCCCAATCGGGGAGACGCCGCCGCCTCTCGCGGCCAAGGAAGAGCCGGCGACCATCACCATGGAGGAGCCCCGACCGGTAGAAGCCGCCGTCACGCAGCCGACCGAGCCGGCGGCCGCCTCGACTCCTTCAGACGAGCCGCCGGCCGTCGTGACGCAGGAACGTCTCCAAAGGGAAGACAGCGCGGCACCGGCGATGGCGCCAGCCATGTCGGAGACGGACGACGAACCGGTCATAGAGGTCAAACGGCCGCAGCGAAAATCCAGGCGCGAGGCGGAAAGCGCAGGCGCGGTGGACGACTTCTTCAGTGTCGTTCGCCCCGCGGACAAACCCCTTTCCAGGAAATCGGACTACGAGCCGGTGGGCTTCGATTGGGAACTCGGTGACGACAAGTGGGCAGACGACCTCCTCGCCCAGGCGAACAGGCCGGACGACGCGCCGTCGCCTGAGGCCTTGATCAAGGAAGACCCGTTGGCGGAGCTCGCCCGCCGGGAGACCGAGTCGAAGCCCGAAGGCATCGTGCCGGAACAGGAACCGCCCCGCGAGAGCCCCCCCCCACCCGAGGTCGAGGGATTGGATCGTTTGGCCGAGACGCCCGAAAGCCGAACGGAGGCGCCGCCGGAGACGGCCTGGCCGGAGGAGCGCGCCGTCGAGGACGCCTTCGAATCTGTCGAGGACGAGCCGCTTGAGGCGTTCGAGGAGGTCCCCGACACGGGTCACGACGCGCAGTGGGCCCGGCCGGAAGAACCTGAAGCCTCGGAGCTTGAGGTCCTTGACGAAGACGAGTCCCATGGTGAACTCGAGGTCCTTGGCGAGGAGGGTCCCGAATCCGAGTTGGAAGTGCTCGGTGAAGAGGAGCCCACCCGACCGCCTTGGGAGGCGCCAATGGTCGAAGAGACGCGAAGCGAACCTCAATCCGAGGCGATCGAGGCGCGCGTTTCGCCCTTGCCCGAGGAGCCGACGCCGCCCGAGACCCGGCATCAGCCGGAAACGGCGCGGCCGGAGAAGCCAGCTCGCAGATTCGCATTACCAAAGATCGCCCTTCCTTTCGGCAAGAAGAAACGAGGCAAGGAGGAGGGCGAACGGAAGCCCGGCGCGCCATCCCAGTCGAGCCAACTGCCTGAGGCGCCAGTGGCCCCGGCGATGCACGAGCCAGAGGCCCGAACGACCGAGACCTTTGAGGAGGTCTCCGAGGCCGAGGTAGTCGCCGAGACCGCTGAAGCGGTCGAAGTCGTCGAGGCGGAACCCCTGGAGGCGGAGGCCGTTGGGGTCGACGCGATGGAGGCCGAGGTAGCCGAAGGAGAGACTCTCGAGGCGGAGACCGTCGACATGGAAGCGGAGGAGCGCCTCGGTGGTCCGGTCGGCGCCCACGTCGAGGAAGCGGTCGAGCCCGAAGGCCGTCGCCGAAGAACGATCCAGGGCCAAGACGTGGAGCTTGCGAAGGTGCCCGGGATCGGAGCCCTTTACGGCGTGCGCCTTGCCAAGGGCGGCGTGAAGTCGCTTGTGGACCTTTTGGACCTCGACATCGAGAGTTTCAGCCAGAGGACGGGGATAAGCGCGCGGCTCTTGAGCCGGTGGCAGGGGATCGCCGACCTAGCGCTACATGCGAAGGTGCCCATGCGCGAGGCCGAGGTCCTGGTACGGGCAGGCATCGTCTCGACCGAGCATCTCGCGTCGTCCAGTACGACGGCAGTGGTCGAAAAGGCGTTGAACGCTGCACGCGACCTTGAGATCGCCGAAGAGGAGATCGACATATCGGAGCCATCGGTCGCCGCCTGGATAGAAGCGGCTCAGCGCGCCTGACGGCGCCGGGACAGCGAGGCGACGGACGCGATGGAGAGGAGCATGAGAGCGGTCTCCACGCCAGGCGTCCTCGCTGGTCGGTTCTCAAGCGGGAGAAGCGGCCGCTCGTAGAGCGGATTGGGGATTACGACAGCTTCTGCGTACTCGACCATGGTCTTCGCACCTATCTCGATCGGGTTCGCAGGCGTCGCGGCGCTACGCCCGGAGAGGCGGATCGCGTAATCACCGGCGGAAAGGCCGGCAAGGTCGAAAGTCGCGCGTGGCTTCGACTGGTCGAGTTCCGTCCCTTTCACGACGCGCCCCGACGCGTCGATGAGCGCCGCTCCAAGGACGAAAGAGCCCGTGCCCCCGACCTCGACCGACGCGATGCCGGATCTGACGCCCGGATAGAGCCTTAGCGGCATCGTCCGCTCGTAAGGACCGGAAGAGGCTACTCGCGCTTTGTTCATCGTCTCGTACGCCCCTTCGAAGGAGTCGTCGGCCGTCTCCGTCGAGCCGACGCGCACAGGCAACGTCGCTAGCACGGCGTCCCGGTGTGGGCCCTGTGGACGCACTTGGTCGAGGAAGAGGAGCGACGCGTGGAATATCCCGTGCGCGGGCAGCGTCACGATGGTCTCCGCCGCGCCTACGCCGACGATGAGGCCGGAGTTGTGGACGATCCTCCCTTCGGGATCCGAGACGGTGAGCAACAGGTCGCCGCCTTGGGACGCGTCGGAAAGGC belongs to Euryarchaeota archaeon and includes:
- a CDS encoding 50S ribosomal protein L10, translated to MAHVAPAKKEEVARLVTMLKGGSVVAIANVEGIPANAIQKIRKQLRQDAQIKVSKNTLLTLALKEAEGHHPQLGTLVEKIDGQTALIVTNMSPFKLYRKLESSKSSAPARGGEVAPADIMVKKGDTPFKPGPIVGELQKAGIPAAIDQGKVVIKSDKTVVKAGERIPQELAAALTRLEIFPLIVGVDLKAAYDEGLVYGPDSLSVDYLGKLLQAHQEAVNLAVYAGITEPGTIQMLVGVSHSKALALASVMLEKNPEAVSEAIKAALASRAAAPAADAGESGKEEKKKEKEEQPSEEEAMGGLGSLFG
- a CDS encoding antitoxin VapB family protein, producing the protein MATKTINLTTDAYKRLASLKRGSESFSDVVNRLTGKYALLDLIGIFDDRTADELRKAKKDFDRRLRKDMDRIARRMS
- a CDS encoding VOC family protein, whose product is MTTTRPTHFEILADNVERAEKFYKNTFGWKFATMPGPEPYWTINTGDDNTKGINGGLMPAKAVPGWPRGAFICTMNTKTLDADLKKVTANGGTIVAPKRAVPTMGWVAYCKDTEGNVFGVWQDDKNAK
- a CDS encoding DUF4332 domain-containing protein yields the protein MASPEIEKLRIVLDYVPCDACLRIPCDDQELFCSLCSRITRTVAHKQIVRRKVLVESPEPELGIEPVVPIGETPPPLAAKEEPATITMEEPRPVEAAVTQPTEPAAASTPSDEPPAVVTQERLQREDSAAPAMAPAMSETDDEPVIEVKRPQRKSRREAESAGAVDDFFSVVRPADKPLSRKSDYEPVGFDWELGDDKWADDLLAQANRPDDAPSPEALIKEDPLAELARRETESKPEGIVPEQEPPRESPPPPEVEGLDRLAETPESRTEAPPETAWPEERAVEDAFESVEDEPLEAFEEVPDTGHDAQWARPEEPEASELEVLDEDESHGELEVLGEEGPESELEVLGEEEPTRPPWEAPMVEETRSEPQSEAIEARVSPLPEEPTPPETRHQPETARPEKPARRFALPKIALPFGKKKRGKEEGERKPGAPSQSSQLPEAPVAPAMHEPEARTTETFEEVSEAEVVAETAEAVEVVEAEPLEAEAVGVDAMEAEVAEGETLEAETVDMEAEERLGGPVGAHVEEAVEPEGRRRRTIQGQDVELAKVPGIGALYGVRLAKGGVKSLVDLLDLDIESFSQRTGISARLLSRWQGIADLALHAKVPMREAEVLVRAGIVSTEHLASSSTTAVVEKALNAARDLEIAEEEIDISEPSVAAWIEAAQRA
- a CDS encoding YkgJ family cysteine cluster protein translates to MGSAPALHVFKCTQCEKCCTDLKGRAAGVGGRRDFKALERPGVYSLATTGGIQLWAWEREKLSAIAKARGLPLRTAPAMVFADAKLGAVVLVYEVLNRSCPFFKTPVCTIYEDRPLVCGAFPVLPGGRDMGFTAFCPEVVVPAANDDATATLVAAYGDTARHALKIRDVTARVSSLLGFMVASGGLSPVKDLSEKAVDAMVERRRIDLHMAMGACGMFSKTDVEDQVKIFSLETVPPGDAAPRLRPPSH
- a CDS encoding 50S ribosomal protein L1 codes for the protein MVDKKNVIKAVSEVLESSKGKRKFKQTVELAINLKGVDLSVPKNRIDEEIVLPKGRGRTPKVAVFASGELAVKARKVADLVVAPEEIEKLSGDKRKARKVATEMNFFIAEAPLMPTIGKTLGTVLGPRGKMPRPMPPQGDPAPMINGLKNAIRVRSRDRVTFHAPVGTEEMSAEDLADNIVAVIDRVTVKLEHGAQNLGGVYVKASMGPAVKVEVS
- a CDS encoding PIN domain-containing protein — encoded protein: MVVLDTDFVIDLTRGVEPAAELLRTLAEGYEPLAVSSVTVMQLHHGVARARRPAAEMARVDRALRGAATYAFTHDIAAIAGRLEGDLEEAGTPIGLSDVMIAATALHHGEPIVTRNTRHFRLVSGLHLLDY
- the rpl12p gene encoding 50S ribosomal protein P1; translation: MEYVYSALVLHAAKKEISEANVKSVLTAAGVKADETRVKALVGSLDGVDIEAAIKTAAMAAAPAAAAPSGGDDKKEKKEKKEEVSEDEAAAGLGALFG